A DNA window from Zingiber officinale cultivar Zhangliang chromosome 3A, Zo_v1.1, whole genome shotgun sequence contains the following coding sequences:
- the LOC122054222 gene encoding UDP-glycosyltransferase 83A1-like, with amino-acid sequence MGLPHVLALPFPAQGHVIPLMELCHCLVDHGFKVTFVNTEFNHKRVIAALSAESTVRQLALVSVPDGLGEEDDPHDLVRQTEALQNTMPRCLEELIEKSNETGEPMTCMLVDEGMGWALEVGRKKGLRSAAFWPAAAQMLAAILSITELISRGVLDADGTPIPEHETFQLGPGMPFIDAAHLIWNLIGDEGSRETVFNYFLSNIRVLDVVDFIICNSFKELEEPTFSYAPKILPIGPLPTGLRRLLAHPSVGCFVSHCGWNSTMEGVRNGKLFLCWPYFVDQFLNQSYICDHWKVGLSLTPDESGIVKREQLKSKVEALLGDAEMRARASSLKEKAQRNTDQGGASFHNLKRFIDTIKAANP; translated from the exons ATGGGCTTGCCACATGTTCTTGCCTTGCCTTTCCCTGCTCAAGGCCATGTCATTCCCCTCATGGAGCTCTGCCACTGCTTGGTGGATCATGGCTTCAAGGTCACCTTCGTCAACACTGAATTCAACCACAAGCGTGTCATCGCCGCGTTGTCGGCAGAGAGCACCGTGCGCCAGCTCGCTCTGGTCTCGGTTCCTGATGGATTAGGGGAGGAGGATGATCCGCACGATCTGGTGAGGCAAACGGAAGCACTCCAGAACACCATGCCTCGGTGCTTGGAGGAACTAATCGAGAAGAGCAACGAGACGGGGGAGCCGATGACTTGCATGTTGGTGGACGAGGGCATGGGATGGGCTCTCGAGGTTGGCCGGAAGAAGGGTCTCAGATCTGCCGCGTTCTGGCCGGCGGCTGCCCAGATGCTGGCCGCGATCCTGAGCATAACAGAGTTGATTTCAAGAGGCGTCCTTGATGCAGATG GTACGCCCATCCCAGAACATGAGACGTTCCAGCTCGGTCCCGGAATGCCATTCATCGACGCTGCCCACTTGATATGGAACCTAATCGGAGACGAAGGAAGCAGAGAAACAGTCTTCAACTACTTCCTCAGCAACATCAGAGTCCTTGACGTCGTGGATTTCATCATCTGCAACTCCTTCAAAGAGCTCGAAGAGCCGACCTTCTCCTACGCCCCAAAGATTCTCCCCATCGGGCCACTGCCCACCGGCCTCCGTCGGTTGCTGGCCCACCCTTCCGTCGGTTGCTTTGTGTCTCACTGTGGCTGGAACTCCACCATGGAAGGCGTCAGGAACGGGAAGCTCTTCCTTTGCTGGCCATACTTCGTAGACCAGTTTCTGAACCAGAGCTACATTTGCGACCATTGGAAGGTGGGTCTGAGCTTGACGCCTGACGAGAGCGGGATCGTCAAGCGTGAACAGCTCAAATCCAAGGTGGAAGCGCTGCTGGGGGATGCGGAGATGAGAGCAAGAGCGTCGTCGTTGAAGGAGAAAGCTCAAAGGAATACTGACCAAGGAGGGGCTTCATTCCACAATCTCAAGAGGTTCATCGACACTATCAAGGCGGCGAATCCTTAA